Proteins encoded together in one Papio anubis isolate 15944 chromosome 3, Panubis1.0, whole genome shotgun sequence window:
- the SLC49A3 gene encoding LOW QUALITY PROTEIN: solute carrier family 49 member A3 (The sequence of the model RefSeq protein was modified relative to this genomic sequence to represent the inferred CDS: inserted 2 bases in 1 codon), whose amino-acid sequence MEPRTMAGQTGADPGLAEPGALCAQQGHRTYARRWVFLLVVSLVSCSNAMLWLSFAPVADIIAEHFVLSMAQINWLSLVYLVVSTLFGLVAIWVLDSVGLREATILGSWLNFAGSVLRIMPCVVVGTQNPFAFLMGGQSLCALAQSLVIFSPAKVAALWFPEHQRATANMLTTISNPLGVLVANMLSPALVKKGEDILLMLSVYAIPAGVVCLLSTICLRESVPPTLPSAGPASSTSEKFLDGLKLLVRNKAYVILAVCFGGCIGISYSFSTLLQQILCASGYSSGFSGLCGALFIAFGILGALALGPYVDRTKHFTEATKIGLCLVSLACMAFALVSLLQGQALALATTCSLLGLFGFSVTPVAMELAVECSFPVGEGAAVGLIFVLGQVEGIFIMLAMMALTVQCSERSFSTCQQGEDPLDWTASVLLMAGLCNLFSCILVLFFHTSYRRLQAESGKSSSTQNAAAVGGADSRRGVDRGGAGRAGVLGPSRATPECXRRGASLEDPREPQSPHPICCRATPRAQGPAATDAPSRPGGLAGSVLASRFIDQAGPHSSFSSPWVIT is encoded by the exons ATGGAGCCGCGGACGATGGCAGGACAGACGGGGGCAGACCCCGGGTTGGCCGAGCCCGGGGCCCTGTGTGCACAACAAGGCCACCGCACCTACGCTCGCCGCTGGGTGTTCCTGCTCGTAGTCAGCCTGGTCAGCTGCTCCAACGCCATG CTGTGGCTCAGCTTTGCACCTGTGGCTGACATCATTGCCGAGCACTTCGTCCTGTCCATGGCGCAGATCAACTGGCTGTCACTGGTCTACCTCGTGGTATCCACCCTGTTTGGCCTGGTGGCCATCTGGGTCCTGGACTCCGTCGGGCTCCGTGAGGCG ACCATCCTGGGCTCGTGGCTGAACTTTGCTGGGAGTGTGCTACGCATCATGCCCTGCGTGGTTGTTGGGACCCAAAACCCATTTGCCTTCCTCATGGGTGGCCAGAGCCTCTGTGCCCTTGCCCAGAGCCTGGTCATCTTCTCTCCAGCCAAGGTGGCTGCCTTGTGGTTCCCAGAGCACCAGCGAGCCACGGCCAACATGCTCACCACCATAT CGAACCCCCTGGGCGTCCTTGTGGCCAACATGCTGTCCCCTGCGCTGGTCAAGAAGGGCGAGGACATTCTGTTAATG cTCAGTGTCTACGCCATCCCTGCTGGCGTTGTCTGCCTGCTGTCCACCATCTGCCTCCGGGAGAGCGTGccccccaccctgccctctgCCGGGCCTGCCAGCTCCACCTCAGAGAAGTTCCTGGATGGGCTCAAGCTG CTGGTGCGGAATAAGGCCTATGTCATCCTGGCTGTGTGCTTCGGGGGATGCATCGGGATCTCCTACAGCTTCTCAACCCTCCTGCAGCAGATCCTCTGTGCAAGCGGCTACTCCAGT GGGTTTTCTGGCCTCTGTGGAGCTCTCTTCATCGCGTTTGGGATCCTGGGGGCGCTGGCTCTCGGCCCCTACGTGGACCGGACCAAGCACTTCACTGAGGCCACCAAGATCGGCCTGTGCCTGGTCTCTCTGGCCTGCATGGCCTTTGCCCTG GTGTCCCTGCTGCAGGGACAGGCCCTTGCCCTGGCCACCACCTGCTCGCTCCTCGGGCTCTTTGGCTTCTCGGTGACCCCCGTGGCCATGGAGTTGGCAGTCGAGTGTTCCTTCCCCGTGGGGGAGGGGGCTGCCGTAGGCCTGATCTTTGTGCTGGG GCAGGTCGAGGGAATATTCATCATGCTGGCGATGATGGCACTGACTGTGCAATGCTCGGAGCGGTCCTTCTCCACCTGCCAGCAGGGGGAGGATCCACTTGACTGGACAG CGTCTGTGCTGCTGATGGCCGGCCTATGCAACCTCTTCAGCTGCATCCTGGTACTCTTCTTCCACACCTCATACCGGCGCCTGCAGGCAGAGTCTGGCAAGTCCTCCTCCACCCAGAACGC AGCGGCCGTGGGCGGCGCAGACTCAAGGCGGGGTGTGGACCGAGGGGGAGCGGGAAGGGCTGGGGTCCTGGGGCCCAGCAGGGCGACTCCGGAGTG AAGGCGGGGGGCCTCGCTAGAGGACCCCAGAGAGCCCCAGAGCCCCCACCCTATCTGCTGCCGAGCGACCCCTCGCGCGCAGGGCCCAGCAGCCACGGACGCGCCCTCCCGCCCCGGCGGACTCGCAGGCAGCGTCCTAGCGTCCAGGTTTATTGACCAGGCCGGGCCtcactcctccttttcctccccgTGGGTGATCACGTAG